AGTAATATATGTTATATTCTCATTTAAACTTTTTCATCCAGAATCAATTTTGACCGGGTGGCTGAGTTAGGTCTAAGGCGTCAGACTTAAGATCTGTTGTTTCTAGCGGAACCCCTGGGTTCAAATCCCAGCCCGGTCGCTTATACCTACAATATAATTATTTGTTTTTAATAATATTAAAGTTATGCTTCCATTTTTACAAAAGTCATGCACTCATTTAGATGCCTCGGATTTGAGCAAAGCGAAATCCGAGGTCGTTGACGAATTCATGATCGAATGGGTTACAGGAATTTAATGAAAAAAATTTCGAATAATGAATAGGCGCATATTTAAAGGGCAATTCAATCAATGCAATAACTAGAAAAAAATTGGGTATAATATCTGAAATACCTGAATTAAAAGAGAGTATATTTACAGTTGCAGAAGAATCCTTGAAAATTGCACGGGCCGAGGGCATTGAATTAGATGAAGAGTATCTTAGAAAATCAATGCTTAGTGCACTCGAAAAGGGATATGAACATAAAACATCGATGTTACTTGATCTTATTAATAACAGGAAGACTGAAATTGATTTTTTAAATGGAAAAATCATAGAACTTGGAAAAAAACATAATATACAAACTCCATTAAACCTACTAATATATGGTGTGATTAAAGCACTAGAAAGTGGATAATTTAAAATTATTTGAAGTATAAATAAACTTCGCTGAAATTCTATTATGTGAAATGTCTCAAATAATCAAACCGTAATGTTACCTTCTGAAGTGATTGAAAAAATATAGGCATACATAGATGAGAATGATTTATCAACAGCACCACCTAAAACTCCACTGGAAAAGTTCATCTCATGGTGGGAAAATACGGATGAATCATGCTTGACAAAAATTCCCATCTAAAGGCATGGGATGAAGAACATAAACGAGGGATATGGAAGGGGCCATACTCATTGGCTTTTTTTCAAAAATATGCTCCGTCCTCAGGTTGTGTTCTTGATGCAGGCTGTGGTATTGGGAGATATACCATACCCCTTGCTCTGAAGAATTACAGCATGTTTGGAATTGACATATCACTGCCTGCAATAAAGAAACTTGATGATGAGATACATCGCCGCAACCTTAATGTGGGTCTGGGAGTTGCTGATGTGCGCTATCTTCCATATAATAATAATGTATTTGATATTGTGGTTTGTTTTGGTGTTTTGCAGCATTTGCTTGAATATGAAAGACAAAAGGCACTTATTGAATTCAATCGTGTCCTCGCTCAAAACGGCACCCTGATAATGGAGGTGCTGGGTAAGGAAGATATGCGCGCTGGGGGCAAAATGGTCGAGCCTTCCACATATCAAAGAAATACTGGTTCAATATACCATTATTTTGATGTGCAGGAATTGACTGATATTTTTTCAGATTTTAAAATAATTGAGATAAAAGAAGAGAAGGTCATAAAGAACCTGGGGGGAAAGGAATGTATGAGACATATGATTTCGGCAGCTGCCAAGTCGGTAGAAAAAGATAAATAATTATGTAATATATTAGTTATAACTGTGATGGAAAAAAAATCAGACCGATCTATAAGCAATAAAATTTCATTAATTACTATTGGGCTTTTGGTTTCTATTATTGTTCTCACATCAAATACAGCCAGCGCCGAAACACCCAGATACATTCATGTAAACTCTATCACAATGGAACTAGATGGACAGGATGCTACATTTACTGCTAATTATGAACTGGATCTTTTCGCCAGGATATATGTTCTGTTCTTAGGAAGTGGAAATATTGAACCAGCTATTAATGAAATATTCTATGATTTTGATGACTTCAAAATTGTGAACGTCAGAGATAATTATGCTGTAGTAATTGCTAATAACGTTTCATATAAAGACCCTGACCTAAAAGGGGATTTCTATTTCCATGATTCTCATGATCTGGGTGTCAGGGTAGAAACATTTAAACTGGTTTTTCCTACTGGCGTTACAAGAACTTTTAGCGATGTTTCAAGTACAACGAATACGTTTTTTGAAGATAAATAATATCACTTTTTCTTTCTTTTTGCTTTAAAGACCGATGGGAGATGGACAATATATGATCCGTCCTCTTTTATAGCTAAAATTATCTCTTTGCGTTCCAGAAGCGCGTCAAGATTAAGTTCATAGGAACCAGGACCTAATATTCTAACAGATTCAATGCGGTCGCTTTGTGGTTCCTGGTCATGTTCTGTTATCTTTT
This region of Methanosarcinales archaeon genomic DNA includes:
- a CDS encoding class I SAM-dependent methyltransferase, with the protein product MLDKNSHLKAWDEEHKRGIWKGPYSLAFFQKYAPSSGCVLDAGCGIGRYTIPLALKNYSMFGIDISLPAIKKLDDEIHRRNLNVGLGVADVRYLPYNNNVFDIVVCFGVLQHLLEYERQKALIEFNRVLAQNGTLIMEVLGKEDMRAGGKMVEPSTYQRNTGSIYHYFDVQELTDIFSDFKIIEIKEEKVIKNLGGKECMRHMISAAAKSVEKDK